Proteins encoded in a region of the Paenibacillus sp. W2I17 genome:
- a CDS encoding TIGR01457 family HAD-type hydrolase, with product MIKAYLIDLDGTLYHGRHRIEGADQLIRTLQELGKPYLFVTNNSSRTPQGVADHLNGMGIPTDASQVCTSAVAAAEYVAEESPGAKVACIGEAGLLEAIEKAGLQLTEDAPDYVIQGIDREFSYHKLTKALRWINAGSKFIMTNPDLQLPSDDGLTPGAGTIGAAIEAATGVHPTVIGKPSSVIMKSAISRLNLASHEVAVIGDNMRTDIAAGVAAGCETLLVLTGVTTRDNMDGHIQAAKARPDHVFEDLHKLMEWLSQEADQASKKG from the coding sequence GTGATTAAGGCCTATCTGATTGACTTGGATGGTACGCTCTATCATGGCAGACATCGTATCGAAGGAGCCGATCAGCTTATTCGAACACTGCAAGAGCTAGGAAAGCCGTATTTATTCGTAACAAATAATTCTTCCCGTACACCACAAGGTGTGGCAGATCATCTGAACGGGATGGGCATACCTACCGACGCGTCTCAAGTATGTACTTCTGCTGTGGCAGCTGCTGAATATGTTGCTGAAGAGTCCCCGGGTGCAAAAGTGGCATGTATTGGAGAAGCAGGACTGCTGGAAGCCATAGAAAAAGCAGGACTACAGCTGACGGAAGATGCACCAGATTACGTGATACAGGGGATTGATCGTGAATTTTCCTATCATAAACTGACCAAGGCGCTAAGGTGGATTAATGCGGGATCAAAATTCATCATGACCAACCCGGATCTGCAGCTTCCTTCCGATGATGGACTGACACCTGGGGCGGGGACTATTGGAGCAGCAATTGAAGCAGCAACCGGAGTTCATCCTACAGTCATAGGCAAGCCATCGAGTGTTATAATGAAGTCGGCCATTAGCCGGCTAAACCTGGCGTCTCATGAAGTGGCAGTGATCGGAGATAATATGCGAACCGATATTGCAGCTGGAGTGGCAGCAGGGTGTGAGACGCTGTTGGTACTTACCGGTGTGACAACACGGGATAATATGGATGGACACATTCAAGCAGCGAAGGCTCGACCTGATCATGTGTTTGAAGATTTGCATAAATTGATGGAGTGGCTGTCGCAAGAGGCAGACCAAGCTTCCAAAAAGGGGTAA
- a CDS encoding carbohydrate ABC transporter permease → MQESRSYKVFKVFNVIFLLFVVFITLYPFLNVVAQSFSSESYINSGKVSLFPRGFNVETYKTISRDSMFWTNYKNTIIYTVVGTLISMFMTTIFAYALSKKRLMGRKFLTMFAVFTMFFSGGLIPNYVLINSLGFNNTMWALVVPGAISIYNMLIMKSFFENMPEELEEAASIDGLNTYGILLRIILPLSKAVMATMVLFYAVGHWNSWFPAFLYLDKKELFPVTIYLRNMIAGATSGASAGATSADNLTQIAANIKSVTMVLTILPILTIYPFVQRYFVTGIMLGSVKQ, encoded by the coding sequence ATGCAGGAATCCAGATCTTACAAGGTATTTAAAGTATTCAATGTCATCTTTCTGCTGTTCGTGGTATTTATAACACTCTATCCATTCTTAAATGTCGTGGCACAATCCTTCAGTAGTGAGTCCTATATTAATTCCGGTAAGGTTAGTTTGTTCCCAAGAGGATTCAATGTGGAGACATACAAGACCATCTCGCGTGACAGCATGTTCTGGACCAATTATAAAAATACGATTATCTACACTGTGGTAGGTACGTTAATCTCCATGTTTATGACGACTATTTTCGCCTATGCCCTGTCCAAAAAGAGGTTGATGGGTCGCAAGTTTTTGACGATGTTCGCTGTATTCACGATGTTCTTCAGTGGTGGATTGATTCCAAACTATGTGTTGATTAATTCCCTTGGGTTCAACAACACCATGTGGGCACTTGTTGTTCCTGGCGCAATTAGCATATACAACATGCTGATCATGAAGTCATTTTTTGAAAATATGCCTGAAGAACTGGAGGAAGCTGCCTCCATTGACGGTTTGAACACATATGGGATCTTGTTACGCATTATATTGCCGCTTAGTAAAGCAGTTATGGCAACCATGGTGCTGTTCTACGCAGTAGGTCATTGGAATTCCTGGTTCCCAGCCTTTCTGTATCTGGACAAAAAAGAACTGTTCCCGGTCACCATTTATTTGCGCAATATGATTGCAGGAGCGACAAGCGGGGCATCTGCCGGCGCAACCTCAGCTGATAACTTGACACAGATTGCTGCCAATATTAAGTCAGTAACGATGGTATTAACCATCTTGCCGATACTCACCATCTATCCATTTGTCCAAAGATACTTTGTAACCGGTATCATGTTAGGGTCTGTTAAACAGTAA
- the rnz gene encoding ribonuclease Z, with amino-acid sequence MELYFLGTNAGVPTLQRNVTSIGLRMLDERRALWLFDCGEGTQHQILSSPLKLSKLEKIFITHLHGDHVFGLPGLLSSRAYQGGTTSLTVYGPPGTERMISTTMELSQSRVNYDLNIVEHTGGVLFEDDSFIVEAALLEHRIDSYGYRITEKDRPGSLDPAKLAEYGLKPGPLFGRLKRGETITLDNGDSLRPEDVLGAPKRGMVITILGDTRPCDNVQPLSINADVLVHEATFMHDLADTAHEYYHSTSKQAAEAAREANVGQLIMTHFSSRYKDEDQLQPLLEEAQSVFPNTRLANEHQLIPVVHRKQES; translated from the coding sequence ATGGAACTATATTTCCTGGGAACTAATGCTGGTGTACCTACGCTTCAACGGAATGTAACTTCCATTGGGCTACGCATGTTGGATGAGCGCAGAGCTTTGTGGTTGTTTGACTGCGGGGAAGGAACGCAGCACCAGATTTTAAGTTCTCCGCTTAAACTGAGCAAATTGGAGAAAATATTCATTACTCACCTGCATGGGGATCATGTATTTGGACTTCCAGGACTGCTTTCGAGTAGAGCCTATCAAGGTGGCACCACATCATTAACCGTATATGGTCCGCCAGGTACGGAACGAATGATCAGTACAACAATGGAGCTTAGCCAATCCCGGGTTAACTATGATTTGAATATCGTGGAACATACGGGCGGCGTCCTGTTCGAGGATGACAGTTTTATCGTGGAAGCGGCTTTGCTTGAGCATCGGATTGACAGCTATGGATACCGGATTACGGAAAAAGATCGTCCAGGAAGCCTGGACCCAGCCAAACTGGCGGAATACGGTTTGAAACCAGGCCCATTGTTCGGCCGGCTCAAACGTGGAGAAACCATTACGCTGGATAACGGTGATTCGCTTCGTCCAGAAGATGTATTGGGAGCGCCAAAACGAGGCATGGTGATCACCATATTAGGTGATACACGTCCATGTGACAACGTACAGCCACTTTCCATCAATGCAGATGTGCTTGTGCATGAAGCTACATTCATGCATGATCTGGCCGATACAGCGCATGAGTACTATCATAGTACTTCTAAGCAAGCGGCAGAAGCGGCTAGAGAAGCCAATGTAGGGCAACTAATCATGACTCACTTCAGTTCACGCTATAAGGATGAGGATCAACTTCAGCCACTTTTGGAAGAGGCGCAGTCCGTATTCCCGAATACCAGACTTGCAAACGAACACCAGCTTATTCCTGTTGTGCATCGCAAGCAAGAATCTTAA
- a CDS encoding Fpg/Nei family DNA glycosylase, translating to MPELPEMENYRTLLSEEILDLLITGVVINRDKTINTEPDLFINELTGNRIIFVERRAKHLIFHLANGKRLVLHLMLGGMIFWGTEEERPDRSTQVEIQFGDHILFFIGLRLGYLHLLTSKETEEAMSDLGPEPLDRRMNVERFASLLKGRRGTLKTTLVNQHIIAGIGNCYSDEIAFAAGLRPSSKTQNIAASPELTERLFHSMQSVLREAASEGGYMEMPLMQGDTKTGSFDEQCRVYDREGETCPRCGGTIERVEITGKKAFFCPKCQHEA from the coding sequence ATGCCGGAACTGCCGGAAATGGAAAATTACCGGACCTTGCTGTCCGAGGAAATACTTGATCTACTGATTACAGGTGTTGTAATTAACCGCGATAAAACGATAAATACGGAGCCTGATCTGTTTATCAATGAACTTACAGGTAATCGCATCATATTTGTTGAGCGCCGAGCGAAGCATCTGATTTTCCACTTGGCTAATGGCAAACGCCTGGTGCTGCACCTCATGTTGGGCGGTATGATTTTCTGGGGCACGGAAGAAGAACGTCCTGATCGTTCCACACAAGTGGAAATTCAGTTTGGCGATCACATTTTATTCTTTATCGGACTGCGCTTGGGTTATTTACATCTGCTTACTTCGAAAGAAACCGAAGAGGCGATGTCTGATCTTGGACCTGAACCTTTGGATCGACGGATGAATGTGGAACGTTTTGCTTCTCTGTTGAAAGGTCGCCGGGGTACGCTCAAGACAACGTTGGTAAACCAACATATTATTGCGGGGATTGGCAATTGTTATTCGGATGAGATTGCTTTTGCTGCCGGTCTGAGACCAAGCTCCAAAACGCAGAACATCGCGGCTTCACCTGAGCTGACGGAGCGTTTGTTCCATTCGATGCAGTCCGTGTTGCGTGAAGCAGCTTCTGAGGGCGGTTATATGGAAATGCCGCTGATGCAAGGGGATACGAAGACAGGAAGTTTTGACGAGCAATGTCGCGTGTACGATCGGGAAGGCGAGACTTGTCCGCGCTGCGGGGGAACGATTGAACGAGTGGAAATTACGGGCAAGAAGGCGTTCTTCTGTCCGAAATGCCAGCATGAGGCCTAA
- a CDS encoding extracellular solute-binding protein: protein MNQKPRKFVGKMVLATMMTVVLAACSSGTGAGGDVTEVQTKAAMETYNVGDTFKATEPFNLSILYSDQPTYPYKKDWLLFEKMTEMTGVTLEPTIVPMSDYSQKRSLLISSGDAPLVIPKTYPGEESAFVSSGAILPVSDYIDLMPNFKDKVEKWGLEEEIEGLRQEDGKYYVLPGLHEEVWPDYTLIVRTDVFEENNIAIPTTWDELYDAAKKLKELYPDSVPFSDRFQFNSTLGIAATGFGTKAGWGFGNGLTYKEDQDEFVYTATTPEYKEMLTYFNKLVSEGLLDKESFTQDDDQAVQKFVSGKSFMINGNSQTVVLHRNDMNKTLGEGKYSVAKITVPGGPKGQLMSGSRLENGVMISGKIQKSENFKAIMQFVDWLYYSDEGQEFAKWGVEGETFTKEGGKRKLVEDVNYNGLNPKGTKDLRIDFGFSGGVFAYGGTTDLLQSMFSEEELKFQQDMKDTKEVIPAEPPIPYSSEDRERVTLLSTPLKDYSDQNTLKFILGERDLSEFDTFAKELESQGLSNYLKLANDTYKAYKENKQ, encoded by the coding sequence ATGAATCAAAAGCCACGTAAGTTTGTTGGTAAAATGGTGTTGGCAACAATGATGACCGTTGTTCTGGCAGCATGTAGCAGCGGTACCGGAGCTGGAGGTGACGTCACAGAAGTTCAAACCAAGGCAGCGATGGAGACGTACAATGTAGGGGATACATTCAAGGCGACTGAGCCGTTTAATCTATCGATACTGTATAGTGATCAACCTACCTATCCGTACAAAAAAGACTGGTTGCTTTTCGAAAAGATGACTGAAATGACTGGTGTTACACTTGAGCCAACGATTGTTCCTATGAGTGACTATTCTCAGAAGAGATCTCTTCTAATCAGTTCTGGTGATGCACCGCTGGTTATTCCAAAGACCTATCCTGGTGAAGAATCTGCTTTTGTATCTTCCGGTGCGATTCTGCCCGTTAGTGATTATATTGATTTGATGCCCAACTTCAAGGATAAAGTGGAAAAATGGGGATTGGAAGAAGAAATCGAAGGACTTCGACAGGAAGATGGCAAGTATTATGTACTCCCGGGTCTGCATGAAGAAGTATGGCCAGATTATACATTAATCGTAAGAACAGATGTTTTTGAAGAAAATAACATTGCTATCCCAACCACATGGGATGAATTGTATGACGCTGCAAAGAAACTCAAAGAGCTGTACCCGGATTCCGTTCCGTTCTCGGACCGATTCCAATTTAATAGCACATTAGGTATTGCGGCTACCGGTTTTGGTACCAAGGCTGGATGGGGTTTTGGTAACGGATTGACGTATAAGGAAGATCAGGATGAATTTGTGTACACGGCTACAACACCAGAATACAAAGAGATGCTAACGTACTTTAACAAGTTGGTATCCGAAGGATTGCTGGACAAAGAAAGTTTCACACAGGATGATGATCAGGCTGTACAGAAATTTGTATCCGGCAAATCATTCATGATTAATGGTAATTCCCAAACGGTGGTGCTGCACCGAAATGATATGAACAAAACGCTGGGAGAAGGTAAATACTCAGTTGCAAAGATTACAGTACCTGGTGGACCAAAAGGGCAATTAATGTCCGGCTCCAGACTTGAAAACGGTGTCATGATATCCGGAAAAATTCAAAAAAGCGAAAACTTCAAAGCCATTATGCAATTTGTGGATTGGTTATACTACAGCGATGAGGGTCAAGAGTTTGCCAAATGGGGCGTTGAAGGCGAAACATTTACCAAAGAGGGCGGAAAACGTAAATTGGTAGAAGATGTGAACTACAATGGCTTGAATCCTAAAGGCACGAAGGATCTGCGTATTGACTTTGGTTTCTCTGGTGGAGTATTTGCCTACGGTGGTACGACAGATCTGCTGCAATCGATGTTTAGTGAAGAAGAGTTGAAATTCCAGCAAGACATGAAGGATACCAAAGAAGTTATCCCGGCAGAACCACCAATTCCTTACTCTTCTGAGGATCGTGAACGGGTGACACTTCTTAGTACACCACTGAAAGACTATTCGGATCAAAATACACTTAAATTTATCTTGGGTGAGCGGGACTTGTCTGAATTCGATACATTTGCCAAAGAGCTGGAGAGTCAAGGATTATCCAATTATCTGAAGCTGGCAAATGATACGTACAAAGCCTACAAAGAAAACAAGCAATAA
- a CDS encoding HAD family hydrolase, whose translation MLFDLDDTLLWDERSVREAFHETCLIAAQETGVKPEELEEAVRNEARGLYESYETFPFTKMIGINPFEGLWANFTGGDQPEFRQLEQLAPVYRKESWRRGLLKLGIDREDLAEQLATQFGVERRSRPHVYEETMDTLRQLQGKYKLLLLTNGCPALQQEKLDGVPELTPFFDEIIISGNFGKGKPDPSIFEHALSKLGVKPEESMMVGDKLTTDIRGALSSGIQSVWINREHKTNNETYAPDHEITHLSELDQLIANF comes from the coding sequence ATTTTGTTCGACCTGGATGATACTTTATTGTGGGATGAGCGTAGTGTTCGAGAAGCTTTTCATGAGACTTGTCTAATCGCAGCGCAAGAGACTGGGGTCAAACCAGAAGAACTTGAAGAAGCTGTTCGTAATGAGGCACGTGGACTGTATGAATCATATGAAACCTTTCCTTTCACTAAAATGATTGGAATCAATCCGTTTGAAGGCCTTTGGGCTAACTTTACTGGTGGGGATCAACCTGAGTTCCGTCAGTTGGAACAGCTTGCTCCAGTTTACCGTAAAGAATCCTGGCGTCGTGGCTTGTTGAAGTTGGGTATAGATCGGGAAGATCTTGCTGAACAACTGGCCACGCAGTTTGGAGTAGAACGGAGATCCAGACCTCATGTATACGAAGAAACGATGGATACCTTGCGTCAGTTACAAGGAAAGTACAAACTGTTGTTGTTAACGAACGGTTGTCCTGCTTTGCAACAAGAGAAATTGGATGGTGTACCTGAATTAACTCCTTTCTTTGATGAGATTATTATCTCTGGTAACTTCGGAAAAGGAAAACCAGATCCATCGATATTTGAACATGCTTTGAGTAAACTGGGTGTTAAACCCGAAGAGAGCATGATGGTTGGGGACAAGTTAACGACTGATATTCGTGGTGCTTTATCATCTGGCATCCAATCCGTATGGATTAACCGTGAGCATAAGACCAACAATGAAACGTATGCGCCTGACCACGAAATAACGCATTTATCTGAACTGGATCAGCTTATTGCTAATTTCTGA
- a CDS encoding cupin domain-containing protein, whose protein sequence is MAEIVIRNTNERITGDENVRNFLNKYEVLYEKWDASKLNTDLQNNFGLTDEQKTEVLETYDYEIRDLAARRGYQIWDVITLSEQTPDIEEKLAKFEEIHTHAEDEIRAIVAGKGIFVIKATDDVGYFNVELSPGDVISVPENTPHFFTLMENKQIIAVRLFIEKDGWIADPYPDPTFIKQA, encoded by the coding sequence ATGGCTGAAATTGTTATCCGAAATACGAACGAACGCATCACTGGTGACGAAAATGTTCGAAATTTCTTAAACAAATACGAAGTATTATATGAGAAGTGGGACGCATCCAAACTGAACACTGATCTGCAAAATAACTTTGGATTAACTGATGAACAGAAAACTGAGGTTTTGGAAACTTACGATTATGAAATCAGAGATTTGGCTGCACGTCGCGGATACCAGATCTGGGATGTCATCACGCTGTCCGAACAAACACCAGATATCGAAGAAAAGCTGGCCAAGTTCGAAGAGATCCACACCCACGCTGAAGATGAGATTCGTGCAATTGTCGCTGGTAAAGGAATCTTTGTTATCAAAGCTACAGATGATGTAGGCTACTTTAATGTAGAATTGTCTCCTGGAGACGTTATCTCTGTACCTGAGAATACACCGCACTTCTTCACTTTAATGGAGAACAAACAAATTATTGCTGTACGTCTGTTCATCGAAAAAGATGGCTGGATTGCAGATCCATACCCTGATCCTACATTTATCAAACAAGCCTAA
- the metH gene encoding methionine synthase has protein sequence MDKISLHDALKQRILILDGAMGTMIQQVDLTGEDFGGEDLDGCNEMLVLTRPELIQRIHEEYLEAGADLIETNTFGATSVVLAEYDIQDRAREINLEAARIAKAAVDRFSTPESPRYVVGAMGPTTKTLSVTGGVTFQELIDSYLEQALALIEGGVDALLLETSQDTLNVKAGSIGIQQAFEQSGITLPLMISGTIEPMGTTLAGQNIESFYISLEHLNPISVGLNCATGPEFMRDHIRSLSGMASVAVSCYPNAGLPDENGNYHESPDSLAQKIGAFAEQGWLNIAGGCCGTTPAHIRAMRDTLAQYPPREMNGTHPPALSGIEPIYIEQDNRPYMVGERTNVLGSRKFKRLIVEGKYEEASEIARAQVKNGAHIVDVCVQDPDREESEDMVKFLELVVKKVKVPLMIDTTDASVIDLALQYSQGKAIINSINLEDGEEKFELITPLLHKYGGAVVVGTIDERGQAISREDKLDVAKRSYDLLVNKYGLKPEDLIFDTLVFPVGTGDEQYIGSAKETIEGIRVIKEAMPECHTILGISNISFGLPEAGREVLNSVFLYECTKAGLDYAIVNTEKLERYASIPEEERRLSEELLYNTNDETLAAFVAAFRNKKVEKKEKISNLSLEERLASYVVEGSKEGLLPDLEQALAKYTALQVINGPLMRGMEEVGRLFNNNELIVAEVLQSAEVMKASVAYLEQFMEKNETSVKGKIILATVKGDVHDIGKNLVEIILSNNGYQIINLGIKVPPERIIEAYREEKVDAIGLSGLLVKSAQQMILTAQDLRTAGIDVPIMVGGAALTRKFTKNRIRPEYNGMVVYAKDAMDGLDLANKLMNPVSREVMQLEMEAEKEADASGAVAVQTLPELTRVERSDIAVDNPVLVPPDLERHTMRNYPLSHILPYVNMQMLLGHHLGLRGSVEQLLASGDKKATDLKAVVDNIMQEAVRDGIIQAHAMYRFFPAQSSGNSIIIYDPKDTSNILHTFTFPRQKVEPFLCLSDFLKPVESGQMDYVGFMVVTAGHGVRELSTAWKDQGDYLRSHALQSVALEVAEGLAERVHHMMRDIWGFPDSAQMTMKQRHGARYQGIRVSFGYPACPDLEDQGPLFKLLQPEDIGVELTEGFMMEPEASVSAMVFSHPQAKYFNVEKA, from the coding sequence TTGGATAAGATTAGTCTACACGATGCATTAAAACAACGAATATTAATCCTCGACGGTGCAATGGGGACCATGATTCAACAAGTTGATCTGACTGGCGAAGATTTTGGCGGCGAAGATTTGGATGGATGTAATGAAATGTTAGTGCTTACTCGTCCAGAGCTGATCCAGCGCATTCATGAAGAATATCTGGAGGCTGGCGCCGATTTAATTGAAACCAATACATTTGGTGCTACATCCGTTGTGCTTGCTGAGTACGATATTCAGGATCGGGCACGTGAGATCAACCTGGAAGCAGCCAGAATTGCGAAAGCTGCGGTTGATCGTTTCTCTACACCGGAATCTCCACGTTATGTGGTAGGAGCGATGGGACCAACAACCAAAACACTGTCTGTAACTGGGGGAGTAACGTTCCAGGAACTTATCGACAGTTATTTGGAGCAAGCGCTTGCTTTAATAGAGGGAGGCGTTGATGCGCTACTACTCGAAACCTCACAGGATACCCTCAATGTAAAAGCAGGCAGCATTGGAATTCAGCAGGCCTTCGAACAGAGTGGTATTACACTGCCCCTGATGATATCAGGAACGATAGAACCAATGGGAACGACCCTTGCGGGTCAGAACATCGAATCCTTTTATATATCCTTAGAACACCTTAACCCAATTTCGGTAGGACTAAACTGTGCTACAGGTCCTGAGTTCATGCGTGATCACATTCGCTCGCTTTCTGGAATGGCATCGGTTGCCGTTAGTTGTTACCCGAACGCGGGTCTTCCGGATGAGAATGGTAATTACCATGAGTCACCAGACTCGCTTGCTCAGAAGATTGGTGCTTTTGCCGAACAGGGTTGGTTGAATATTGCTGGTGGATGTTGCGGGACAACCCCTGCACATATTCGGGCGATGCGCGACACACTTGCCCAGTATCCCCCAAGAGAAATGAACGGAACACATCCACCGGCATTGTCTGGTATTGAACCGATCTACATCGAACAGGACAATCGCCCATATATGGTCGGAGAGCGTACGAATGTGCTGGGATCACGGAAATTCAAACGCCTCATTGTAGAAGGCAAATATGAAGAAGCTTCCGAAATTGCTCGTGCTCAAGTGAAAAATGGAGCGCACATTGTTGACGTGTGTGTACAAGATCCGGACCGTGAAGAGTCTGAAGACATGGTGAAGTTCCTTGAACTGGTTGTGAAAAAAGTTAAGGTTCCTCTGATGATCGATACGACAGATGCTTCAGTAATTGATCTGGCCCTTCAGTACTCACAAGGTAAAGCGATAATTAACTCCATTAACCTTGAGGATGGCGAAGAGAAATTTGAGCTGATTACGCCGTTGCTTCATAAATATGGTGGTGCGGTTGTTGTCGGAACGATTGACGAACGGGGTCAGGCGATTAGTCGGGAAGACAAGCTTGACGTAGCTAAGCGCTCTTACGATTTGCTGGTGAACAAATATGGACTCAAACCAGAAGACCTGATTTTTGATACGTTGGTGTTCCCAGTTGGTACCGGAGATGAACAGTACATCGGTTCAGCCAAAGAAACCATTGAAGGTATAAGAGTTATTAAGGAAGCGATGCCTGAATGTCATACGATACTCGGGATCAGTAACATTTCATTCGGACTGCCTGAAGCAGGTCGTGAAGTGCTGAACTCTGTATTTTTGTATGAGTGTACCAAAGCAGGTCTCGATTATGCCATCGTGAACACTGAGAAACTGGAGCGTTATGCATCCATTCCGGAAGAAGAACGTAGACTCTCGGAAGAGCTTTTATACAACACAAATGATGAAACACTCGCGGCGTTCGTAGCGGCGTTCCGTAACAAGAAGGTTGAGAAGAAGGAAAAAATCTCAAACCTTTCATTAGAAGAGCGTCTCGCTTCATATGTTGTGGAAGGAAGCAAAGAAGGATTGCTGCCGGATCTGGAGCAGGCACTTGCCAAATACACAGCACTTCAAGTGATTAACGGTCCACTGATGCGGGGGATGGAGGAAGTGGGTCGTCTCTTTAACAACAATGAGTTGATTGTAGCTGAGGTGTTGCAGAGTGCGGAGGTTATGAAGGCTTCTGTAGCATATCTGGAGCAATTCATGGAGAAGAACGAGACTTCGGTTAAAGGCAAGATCATTCTGGCCACTGTTAAAGGCGATGTGCATGACATCGGGAAGAACCTGGTTGAGATCATCCTGTCCAATAACGGTTACCAGATCATTAATTTGGGTATAAAAGTACCACCAGAACGTATCATTGAGGCATACCGAGAAGAAAAAGTCGATGCGATCGGTCTCTCGGGTCTATTGGTGAAATCAGCGCAACAGATGATTCTTACCGCTCAGGATTTGCGAACAGCAGGTATTGATGTGCCTATTATGGTTGGCGGAGCGGCGCTAACACGTAAATTCACCAAAAATCGTATCCGTCCTGAATATAACGGAATGGTTGTATATGCGAAAGATGCGATGGACGGTCTGGATTTGGCGAACAAATTGATGAATCCCGTTTCACGTGAAGTGATGCAACTGGAGATGGAAGCAGAAAAAGAAGCTGATGCTTCAGGTGCTGTAGCTGTTCAGACTCTTCCAGAGCTTACGCGTGTGGAACGTTCGGATATTGCTGTAGATAACCCGGTTCTTGTCCCGCCTGATCTGGAGCGTCATACGATGCGTAACTACCCATTATCACATATCCTGCCATACGTGAACATGCAGATGTTACTTGGACATCATCTGGGGTTGCGCGGTTCAGTAGAACAACTGCTTGCTTCAGGTGATAAGAAGGCTACCGACCTCAAAGCAGTTGTAGATAATATCATGCAAGAAGCTGTTCGTGACGGGATTATTCAGGCACATGCCATGTATCGTTTCTTCCCTGCTCAGTCCAGTGGTAACAGCATCATCATCTATGATCCAAAGGACACCAGCAATATTTTGCATACATTTACGTTCCCACGTCAAAAAGTCGAGCCGTTCCTGTGCCTGTCCGACTTCCTGAAGCCTGTTGAATCCGGTCAGATGGATTACGTTGGTTTCATGGTTGTTACGGCCGGACACGGTGTACGTGAACTATCCACTGCGTGGAAAGATCAAGGGGATTACCTTCGCTCGCATGCTCTGCAATCCGTAGCGCTTGAAGTAGCAGAGGGATTAGCTGAACGTGTGCATCATATGATGAGAGATATCTGGGGATTCCCGGATTCTGCCCAGATGACCATGAAGCAACGTCACGGTGCACGTTATCAAGGGATCAGGGTATCTTTTGGATATCCGGCTTGTCCGGATCTGGAAGACCAGGGGCCGCTGTTCAAGTTGCTGCAGCCTGAGGATATCGGTGTAGAATTGACGGAAGGTTTCATGATGGAACCTGAAGCTTCCGTATCAGCGATGGTATTCAGCCATCCGCAAGCTAAGTATTTTAATGTAGAGAAGGCATAA
- a CDS encoding GntR family transcriptional regulator — protein sequence MSLNQKIRGSTRAYSYNLLKERILHLELKPGTKISEKEIADELQVSRTPVREAFMKLAEEELLDIIPQSGTIVSHINLEHVEEGRFMREKMEKEIVTLACVSFPEEFRFRLETNIAMQEVCIGKNNFYRLFELDEEFHQILFQGTGKLRTWKMLQQLNIPFNRLRLLRLAEDSNLEVIISQHKEIYRLITERKTEQAVQVMEAHLRLVVIEQESIKAKYPHYFI from the coding sequence ATGTCACTTAATCAAAAAATTAGAGGCTCAACCCGGGCATATTCATATAACCTGTTAAAAGAACGAATTCTTCACCTGGAACTTAAGCCGGGTACCAAGATTTCAGAGAAAGAGATTGCAGATGAACTACAGGTGAGCAGAACACCCGTTAGAGAAGCATTCATGAAGCTTGCTGAAGAAGAACTGCTGGACATTATTCCCCAGAGTGGAACGATCGTCTCTCATATTAATCTGGAGCATGTGGAAGAAGGCAGGTTTATGCGGGAGAAGATGGAGAAGGAAATCGTGACTTTGGCTTGTGTTTCTTTTCCTGAAGAGTTCAGATTTCGACTTGAAACCAACATTGCAATGCAGGAAGTCTGTATAGGGAAAAACAATTTCTATCGACTTTTTGAACTGGATGAAGAGTTTCATCAGATTTTGTTCCAGGGCACGGGTAAGCTGAGAACATGGAAAATGTTGCAACAGCTGAATATTCCGTTTAATCGGTTGCGTTTATTACGTCTAGCGGAGGACTCCAACCTGGAGGTCATTATCTCCCAGCACAAAGAGATTTATCGTCTTATCACAGAGCGTAAGACCGAGCAAGCTGTTCAGGTGATGGAAGCTCATCTTAGACTAGTTGTTATTGAACAGGAATCGATAAAGGCGAAATACCCACATTATTTTATATAA